From Corvus cornix cornix isolate S_Up_H32 chromosome 5, ASM73873v5, whole genome shotgun sequence, the proteins below share one genomic window:
- the AMPD3 gene encoding AMP deaminase 3 isoform X4, producing the protein MACARYRFKTIKCLIGEMPRQFPKLNISEVDEHVRLLAEKVFAKVLREEDSKDALSLFTVPEDCPIGQKEAKERELQKELAEQQSVETAKRKKSFKMIRSQSLSLQIPPQEWKAPPANPVLSPATPVLPSAFVPVQVPYDVPEFQRVSISGDYCAGVTVDDYEQAAKSLVKALLIREKYSRLAYHRFPRTTSQYLCSMRDQKWKVEDEVHPDFHSPPEENEDPYNLDDAPDNLDYVIKLKGGIPFVYDNKEMMELNEPRSLPYPDLQTYTLDLSHVLALIADGPTKTYCHRRLNFLESKFSLHEMLNEMSEFKELKSNPHRDFYNVRKVDTHIHAAACMNQKHLLRFIKHTYQTEPDRIVAEKKGKKMTLKQVFESLHMDPYDLTVDSLDVHAGRQTFHRFDKFNSKYNPVGASELRDLYLKTENYIGGEYFARMVKEVARELEESKYQYTEPRLSVYGRSPDEWLNLAKWFIKHKVYSPNMRWIIQVPRIYDIFRSKNILPSFGKMLENIFVPLFEATINPKDHKELHLFLKYVTGFDSVDDESKHSGHMFSDKSLNPDLWTSEKNPPYSYYLYYMYVNIMLLNNLRRERGMCTFLFRPHCGEAGSITHLVSAFLTADNISHGLLLKKSPVLQYLYYLAQIPIAMSPLSNNSLFLEYSKNPLREFLHKGLHISLSTDDPMQFHYTKCWLLKYKMKDEAEGRFEPS; encoded by the exons ATGGCATGTGCTCGCTATAGATTCAAGACCATTAAATGCCTGATCG GCGAGATGCCGCGGCAGTTTCCCAAGCTGAACATTTCGGAGGTTGATGAGCACGTGCGGCTCCTGGCAGAGAAGGTGTTTGCCAAAGTTCTGCGAGAAGAAGACAGCAAAGATGCATTGTCACTCTTCACCGTGCCTGAAGACTGCCCTATTGGGCAGAAGGAGGCCaaggagagggagctgcagaaggagctggcagAACAGCAGTCTGTGGAGACAGCTAAAAG GAAGAAAAGTTTCAAGATGATTAGATCCCAGTCTTTGTCATTACAAATTCCACCTCAGGAATGGAAAGCACCACCGGCCAATCCCGTCCTGTCTCCTGCAACGCCAGTTCTTCCAAGTGCTTTTGTGCCAGTCCAAGTGCCATACGATGTACCAGAATTCCAGAGAGTTTCAATTAGTGGGGACTACTGTGCAGGG GTTACAGTTGATGACTATGAACAAGCTGCCAAGAGCCTGGTGAAAGCTCTTCTCATTCGAGAGAAGTACTCACGCCTTGCCTACCATCGCTTCCCGAGAACAACATCTCAGTACCTGTGCAGCATGCGGGATCAAAAGTGGAAGGTTGAAGATGAGGTGCATCCAG atttccaCTCACCcccagaagaaaatgaagatccTTATAATCTCGATGATGCTCCAGACAATTTGGATTATGTTATCAAGCTAAAAGGTGGCATTCCCTTTGTTTATGATAACAAAGAGATGATGGAGCTCAATGAGCCTCGGAGTTTGCCATATCCTGACCTGCAGACCTACACCCTTGACCTGAGCCACGTTCTTGCTCTCATTGCAGATGGCCCAAC aaaaacatacTGTCATCGGAGGCTTAACTTTTTGGAATCTAAATTTAGCTTACATGAGATGTTAAATGAAATGTCAGAATTTAAAGAACTAAAGAGTAATCCCCATCGAGACTTTTATAATGTGAGAAAG GTGGACACTCATAtccatgctgctgcctgcatGAACCAGAAGCACTTACTGAGGTTTATTAAGCACACCTATCAAACGGAGCCTGACAGGATTGttgcagagaaaaaaggcaagaagatGACTTTAAAGCAAGTCTTCGAAAGCCTTCACATGGACCCCTATGACCTCACTGTAGACTCTTTAGATGTCCATGCA ggACGTCAAACATTTCATCGATTTGACAAATTCAATTCCAAGTACAATCCAGTTGGTGCCAGTGAGCTGAGGGACTTGTATTTGAAGACTGAGAACTATATTGGTGGTGAATATTTTGCTCGTATGGTCAAG GAAGTAGCCCGTGAACTAGAAGAAAGTAAGTACCAGTACACAGAACCCCGCTTATCTGTTTATGGACGGTCTCCAGATGAATGGCTGAACTTGGCAAAATGGTTCATTAAGCATAAAGTTTATTCCCCTAATATGCGCTGGATAATTCAGGTTCCCAGAATCTA tgaCATATTTAGGTCTAAAAATATTCTGCCTAGTTTTGGGAAGATGTTGGAGAACATCTTTGTACCTTTGTTTGAAGCAACAATCAATCCCAAAGACCACAAAGAATTGCACCTATTCCTCAAATAT GTGACTGGCTTTGACAGTGTTGATGATGAATCCAAACACAGTGGCCATATGTTCTCTGACAAGAGCCTTAACCCTGACCTGTGGACCAGTGAGAAGAATCCCCCATATAGCTATTATTTGTATTATATGTATGTGAACATCATGTTGCTAAACAACCTTAGGAG GGAAAGAGGCATGTGCACTTTCCTGTTTCGACCTCACTGTGGAGAAGCTGGGTCTATCACACACCTTGTTTCTGCCTTTCTGACAGCAGACAACATCTCTCATGGATTGCTCCTGAAGAAG agccCTGTCCTCCAGTATCTTTATTATCTTGCACAAATACCCATTGCTATGTCCCCACTTAGTAACAACAGCCTATTCCTGGAGTACTCAAAAAATCCACTACGGGAATTTCTCCATAAGGGACTGCACATCTCCCTCTCCACAGATGATCCTATGCAGTTTCATTATACAAAG TGTTGGCTGTTGAAGTATAAAATGAAGGATGAGGCTGAAGGGAGGTTTGAGCCTTCATAA